In Candidatus Methylomirabilota bacterium, the genomic stretch GCAGCGAAAGCTCTTCTACGTCCCGAGCCTCTCCTCCAACACGCTGGTCTACAAGGGGATGCTGATAGGTGATCAGATCGAGACGATATTTCCAGATCTGACGGATCAGGCGGTCGAATCGGCGCTGGCGCTCGTTCACCAGCGCTTTTCCACCAATACCTTTCCCTCCTGGCCGCTGGGTCACCCTTATCGGTATATGGCGCACAACGGCGAGATCAACACGCTGCGCGGCAATATCAACTGGATGCGTGCCCGCGAAGCGTTGTGCCAGTCCGAACTGCTGCCGGACCTCAAAAAGATCTTCCCGATCGTGCTGGAGGGCGGGAGCGATTCGGCCATCTTCGACAACGTTCTGGAGTTTCTCGTAATGGCCGGCCGTCCCCTGCCCCACGCCATCCTTATGATGATCCCGGAGGCCTGGAGCGGCCACGAATCGATGAGCGACGAGCGTAAGGCGTTTTACGAGTACCACGGCTGCCTGATGGAGCCGTGGGACGGGCCGGCCTCCATCGCGTTCACCGACGGGACCGTGATCGGGGCAGTGCTGGACCGCAACGGACTGCGCCCGTCGCGCTACTACGTGACAAAGGACGGCCTCGTGGTCATGGCTTCCGAGGTGGGGGTGTTGGATATCGCGCCCGAGAATGTCCTGATCAAGGAGCGCCTGCACCCCGGCCGGATCTTCCTGGTCGATACCGCCCGGGGCCGGATCATCGACGACGCAGAACTCAAACACGCCTTTGCCGCCGAGCATCCCTACCGGGAGTGGCTGCAACAGCACCTGGTCCCATTGGAGGAGCTTCCCACGCCCCCGCATGTCCACGAGCCGGATCACGAGACCGTGCTGCAACGACAGCAGCTTTTTGGTTACACCCACGAGGACCTGCGTCTTTTGCTGGGTCCGATGGCGCTGAGGGGTGAGGAGCCTGTCGGCTCGATGGGAAATGACGCGGCGCTTGCCGTCCTTTCCAACCGACCTCGCCTGCTGTATGACTATTTCCAGCAGCTCTTCGCCCAGGTGACGAATCCGCCGCTGGACGCAATCCGGGAGGAATTGGTCACGCAGATGGCGACGACAATCGGTCCGGAGCGCAACCTGCTCAGGCCGGAACCTGAGAGTTGCCGGCAGATCAAGCTGAAGACACCGGTCCTGGATAACGAGGAGCTGGCGCGCATCCGTTATGTCGATCTGCCCGGCTTCAGATCGGTCACGCTGCCGATGCTGTTCCCGGTAGCCGAAGGCGGCAGCGGTCTTGAGCGGGCGCTGGAGGAGCTGTGCCGGAAGGCCAGCCAGGCCATTGCCGACGGCTACACCTTCCTCATCCTCTCCGACCGGGGCGTGTGTAAGGAACTGGCGCCGATCCCCGCCCTGCTGGCCACAGCCGGCGTCCATCACCATCTGGTCCGGGAAGGGACCCGAACGAGGGTCGGATTGGTTATAGAGAGCGGCGAGCCGCGCGAAGTCCACCACGCGGCGCTGCTGATCGGCTATGGCGCGGGGGCGATCAACCCGTACCTTGCCTTTGAGACGCTCGACGATATGATCCGAGAGGGGCTGCTGCCGGAACTGGACCACAAAAAGGCCGTCAAGCACTACATCAAGGCACTGAACAAGGGCGTCCTGAAGGTCATCTCCAAGATGGGGATCTCCACGATTCAGTCGTATCGCGGCGCCCAGATCTTCGAGGCGATCGGCCTGGACAAGGCGTTCGTAGACCGATGCTTCACCTGGACCGCGTCCCGAATCGGCGGCATCGGTATCGATGTCGTCGCCGAAGAGGTGATCCTCCGACACCGCCGCGCCTTCCCCAATCGACCCGTCGGCCAGCCTGATCTCGAGTGGGGCGGCGAATACCAGTGGCGGCGCGATGGCGAATCTCATCTCTTCAACCCCGAGACGATCTCCAAACTTCAGTACTCTACCCGTACCGGCCAGTACCCGATCTTTAAGGAGTATACAGAGCAGGTGAACGATCGTAACCGCAACCTGTGTACCCTTCGAGGGCTGTTCGACCTCAAGTTGGCCGAGCAGCCGATTCCACTGGAGGACGTCGAGTCTGTCGAATCGATCCTCAAGCGCTTTGCCACGGGGGCCATGTCGTACGGCTCGATCAGCCAGGAGGCGCACGAGACCCTCGCCATCGCGATGAACCGGCTTGGCGCCCGGTCTAATACCGGCGAGGGGGGCGAGGACCCGGCGCGCTTCACGCCGGACCCCAACGGCGACTGGCGTCGAAGCGCCATTAAGCAGGTCGCCTCCGGCCGCTTCGGTGTAACCAGCGAGTATCTGGTCAACGCCACCGACATTCAGATCAAGATGGCGCAGGGCAGCAAGCCCGGCGAGGGCGGACAGCTCCCCGGCGCCAAGGTCTCTCCATGGATCGCCAAGGTGCGGCACTCGACCCCTGGCGTAGGGTTGATTTCGCCGCCGCCACACCATGATATTTACTCCATCGAGGATCTCAAACAGCTCATCCATGACTTGAAGAATAGTAATCCAACTGCGCGAATTCACGTAAAACTTGTCGCAGAGGTTGGCGTCGGTACTATCGCGGCGGGGGTAGCCAAGGCGTTCTCCGATGTCGTACTGATCTCCGGGCACGATGGCGGCACCGGCGCCTCTCCGCTCAGCTCCATCAAGCACGCGGGGCTGCCGTGGGAGTTGGGGCTGGCCGAGACGCAGCAGGTGCTGGTGATGAACAAGCTCCGGGATCGAATCGTCGTCCAGGTCGATGGTCAGATGAAAACCGGACGCGACGTCGTCATCGCCGCACTGCTCGGCGCTGAAGAGTACGGTTTCTCCACGGCGCCGCTGGTGGTGATGGGTTGTATCATGATGCGCGTCTGTCACCTGAACACCTGCCCGGTCGGGGTCGCCACCCAGGATCCCGAGCTTCGGAAGAACTTCACCGGCAAGCCCGAGTACGTCGAAAACTTCTTCCGCTTCATCGCCAGGGAGGTGCGCGAGTTGATGGCACAGCTCGGATTCCGCACTATGGACGAGATGATCGGCCGCATGGACAGGCTGGAGATGAAGCAGGCGGTGGACCACTGGAAGGCGCGCGGGCTCGACTACTCATCAATCTTGTACCGCCCGGAGGTGGGATCCGAGGTAGCCATCCGCAAGGTGCGGGAGCAGAATCACGGGCTGGAGCTGTCGCTGGACAGGACGACGCTCGTCCCGCGCTGCCGGCCTGCACTGGAACGGCGCGAGCCGGTGGAACTGCATCTGCCTATTCGGAACGTCAACCGCACCGTGGGCACCATCCTAGGTTACGAGGTGACTCACCGCTATGGAGGCGAAGGACTGCCCGACGACACGATCCGGATCCACTTCACTGGTGCTGCCGGGCAAAGCTTCGGCGCCTTTATCCCTCAAGGCATCACGTTGATCCTGGAGGGCGATGCCAACGACTACCTGGGGAAGGGTCTCTCGGGCGGTAAGATTATTGTATTCCCGCCGCGCGAGGCGACGTTCACCCCGGAGGAGAATATCCTGGTCGGCAATGTGGTGTTGTATGGCGCGACGAGGGGTGAGGTCTACCTTCGCGGGCTCGCGGGCGAGCGGTTCGCGGTGCGTAACAGCGGCGCGCATGCGGTGGTGGAGGGGGTCGGCGATCACGGCTGTGAGTATATGACCGGCGGCCGCGTCGTCGTCATCGGCGGCACCGGACGCAACTTTGCCGCCGGTATGTCCGGCGGCGTCGCATACGTGCTGGACGAGGCCGGCGACTTCAAAAACCGATGCAATCTGAGTATGGTTGATATTGAGCCGCTGGGCGCAGAAGAGGATATCGAGGAGGTCCAAGAGTTGCTGAACCGCCATCTCCACTATACCGGCAGCGCGGTGGCTGATCGGATTCTGAAACACTGGCAGGCAATAGAGGCAAAGTTCGTCAAGGTCATACCCAAAGACTACAAACGGGCGATGAAAGCGCTCAAACGGGCCGAGCTCGAAGGGATCCCATGGGAGCAGGCGGTGATGGTGGGTGCCCATGGGTAAGCCGACCGGTTTCATCGAATTCAAGCGCGAAAAACAGCCGTACCGGCCTGTCGAGGAGCGGATCCACGACTGGAAGCAGGTCATGCTGCCGTGGCCGACGGAGACGCTGAGACGGCAGGGGGCGCGCTGTATGGATTGCGGCATCCCGTTCTGCCATCGCGGCTGCCCGCTTGGCAATATCATCCCGGACTGGAACGATCTGGTCTACCGCGACCGATGGCGGGACGCCATCGAGCGTTTGCATGCGACGAACAACTTCCCCGAGTTTACCGGGACCGCCTGCCCAGCACCATGCGAAGGATCGTGCGTCCTCGGTATCAACAACGATCCGGTGACGATCAAGGCGATCGAACTGGCCATCATCGAACATGCCTTTAAGGCAGAATGGATCAGGCCGGAGCCCCCCGCCGTGCGCACCGGTAAGAAGGTCGCCGTGGTCGGCTCAGGCCCGGCAGGACTTGCCGCGGCCCAGCAGCTCAACCGCGCCGGTCACTGGGTCACGGTCTTCGAGCGGGCCGACCGGATTGGCGGTCTGTTGCGCTACGGGATCCCGGAGTTTAAACTGGAGAAGCGGGTCCTGGACCGTCGGCTGGACCAGCTTCAGAAGGAGGAGATCCAGTTTCGGGTCAACGCGAACGTAGGGATGAATGTGCCCGTTGAAGAGCTGCGGCGAGAGTTCGATGCGATCCTGCTCGCCGGAGGCGCCACGGCGCCGCGCGACCTCAAGATCCCCGGACGCGAACTGCGTGGTATCCACTTCGCGATGGAGTATCTCACCCTTCAGAACCGGCGATGCCAGGGCGAGGTCATCCCTGACGAGGCGTTCATTACGGCTAACGGAAAGCGTGTGGTCATCATCGGCGGCGGCGATACCGGCGCCGACTGTCTCGGGACCGCCCACCGGCAAGAGGCCCTCTCCGTTTACCAGTTTGAGCTACTCCCGCGTCCGCCAGACACCCGCGCGCCGGAGAACCCATGGCCGCAGTGGCCCGTCGTCCTCAGAACCTCGTCCGCTCATGAAGAGGGCGGCAATCGGGAGTTCTCGATCTCCACCACGAGCTTCTCAGGAGAAAATGGGCAGGTTCAGAAGCTGCACGCCCATCGGGTCGAGATGACGACCGAAAACGGCCGGATGAGCTTCAAGCCGATTCCGAGCACCGAGTTCGAGATGGAGGTCGATCTCGTCCTGCTGGCCATGGGATTTCTGGGTCCAGAGCGCAATGGGCTACTGAACGAACTCGGCGTACGACTCACCGAGCGCGGCAGCGTCTGGCGGGATGAGAGCTGGATGACCAGCGTGTCGGGCGTCTTCACGGCGGGCGACATGCAGCGCGGTCAGTCGCTGATCGTCTGGGCTATTGCCGAGGGCCGCAGCGCTGCCCGCGGTATCGACCAATACCTGATGGGCCGCTCCGACCTCCCCGCGCCCCTCTCATAAGCTCACCGCACTTCTACTCGCCCGAAAAAGTTTCTTAAGAGCGTCCGTAGTTGGCTTAGCAGCGCCCCTTTTCGTCAGCCCATTGCCACTCCAGGTCAACGTGAGGGTTTTGCTCGCTCAATGGTCTGCGCAACACGCCTCCATTCTCATCCCAAATCAGATCATGCGCATGGTACAAATATTGCTTACTCCCTATGGATACATTATTTTTTACATTTACGCCGATATCAAATAGAGTGTACTCGTGACATCGCTCACGCGACTCTGTCGGCTTCCTTTAACCTCAAGGAGGATCTCATGAACACGGGAATCGCTCTTGGGAAACAGACGCGTTGGTTATCTATCCTCATCGTGGTAGTTGCTCTGATTACCTCATGGGCTCCGTGGGTCCGGGCCCAATCTGAGACGATCACCCTTCCACAGCACATACACCCCGCCCTGAAGCACCTTATCTTCGAAGGTCGGGCCGATCGCGCCCACGTCCTCGATCTTGTCGTGGGTCTCTCGCTTCGGAATCAGCCGATCCTGGATGCGATCCTCGCCGCCCAGCACGATCCATCCTCACCCTGGTTCCACCGATGGTTAAGCCCCGACGAGTTTGGCGCCTGGTTCGGTCCTACCGAGCAGGCTCATGGCAACGTCATCAAATGGCTCCAGTCGCATGGTCTTACGGTCACCCAGACGTGGCCTAATCGCCTCATCATCAACGCCCGCGGCTCCGTCGCTCAGGTCGAAGCAGCTCTCGGCGTCTCTATCAACCGCTACCGCCGCAACGACCAGCTCTTTTATGCTAACGCCCGGGATCCTCAAGTTCCAGCCGAACTCGCGGGTATCATCAGCTCTATCCAGGGACTTGAAGATCTGAGCCAGCTTACGCCTCATCTGAATGCCATCCCCTACACGCCTTCTGAAGCAACCGGTAACGTACTGCCTCACCTGAAACTTGGCAGCACAACGCTCTTCGGCCCGAAAGACCTCTACGCGGCGTATAACTTCACTCCCCTCTTTAACGCCGGATCTACCGGCGCGAGCCAGAAGATAGCGATCGCCACGGCCTACACTTTCAAGGTCGCGGATATCAACAGCTTCGAGCAGAACTCCGGTCTTCCTAAGAGTCCCAGTAGCCGTTTCCAATGGTATTTCCCAACAGGAATGACAACCACACTTGGCGACGAGACGACGTTGGACGTGGAATGGTCCAGCGCCATGGCTCCTGGCGCCAAGATCCAGGGCGTCATCGGGAAGAACGCGCTCCTCTCGACCTTCACAACGGTCTACAACTATATCGTCACAAACTCGAGTCTCTCCTCTACGCGCGTTGTCAGCACAAGCTGGGGGCTCTGCGAAACACAAATGCCACGCGCTACTATGACGACCGATAACAACATCTTCAAGCAAGGCACCGCCCAGGGACAGAGCTGGTTTGCCGCTTCCGGTGATGGGGGGGCCGACGACTGCGGCAATGGTGGGACCACACCGGAGGTCGATTTTCCGGCCTCAAGCCCGTTCGTCACCGCTGTCGGCGGTACGACCCTGACCACACCTTTTAACAGCTCCGGAACCGCCACAGGCTATGGCAGCGAGACGGCCTGGAGCGGCAGTGGCGGCGGGAAGAGCATGATCTTCGGCAAGCCAAGTTATCAGAACGACGTGACCCCGGCAGACGGGGGACGCGATGTGCCGGATGTGAGTCTGGAAGCCGGCCCTACCCCCGGCAACCTGCTCGTCTATAATGGCCGTCTTTACCGCGCCTGGGGAACCAGCCTGGCGGCCCCTCAATGGGCAGGACTCTTCGCGATTGTAAATCAACGCAAGAGTGGCGCTGGACTCGGCAACGCTAATCCAAGACTGTACGGTCTTGGCGTGATTGTACCCAATGACTTCCATGACGTGACGATAGGGAATAACAGCAGCGGAACAACCGCTGGGTTCTCAGCCGGTCCTGGGTACGATCAAGTCACCGGCTGGGGCTCATACAACGCCTATCAGCTTGCGATCAGCTACTGATTGATTTCCGCGCATGAGATCAGACCGACGCGAGGGGAACAGCAGACATGCCTCGTCTTGCTAAGATCGGCTCCATCCTGTGGCTTCTTTTGGGCCTGGCAGCTATTGCGGGGCTACTGACATCGGAACCAGGTCCGTCGAGCGCAAGCATCGCATCCAGGATGGCCGCTGCCGCCCAGTCCCCTGCGCTCGCCGGTCAGCTTCTGGTTGCCAGAGATGACCTTCGAGACCCGCGATTCTTCCGCTCCGTGGTCTATGTCGTTCACCATGACGCGGGAGGAGCGATGGGTCTCATCCTGAACAGGCCGATCGGGGAAGTGCCCCTGTCCGAACTACTAGAACAGGCCGGGTTAGAAGGCACAGGAGTCAAAGGGAAGATTCGCGTACACTTTGGAGGACCGGTAGAGCCGGACCGGGGATTCGTCCTGCATACCGCGGACTACAAGAGCGAGGGTACTAAGGTCGTCAAGGCTGGTATCGCCGTAACGGCACGGCCCGAGATCCTCCTGGCCATGGGTACCAGGACCGGTCCGCGCAAGAGCCTCTTTGCATTAGGCTATGCCGGTTGGGCGCCCGGCCAGCTCGAGGCAGAAATCAAGGCAGGCGCTTGGGAGATCGTCACGGCCGACGAAACGCTCGTGTTTGATGAGAACGCCGAGACGAAGTGGGAGCGCGCCATGGCCCGACGGACGATTCGCCTCTGATTGTCACGGTAGGACCAATATCCTGTTAACCATGGCCTCGCTGCACTCGACCATGACAATTAACCGGATCGAATGCGGCGCCTACCATCTATATCGTTGGTGGGCCGTATAGGACTCGAACCTATGACCCGCTGATTAAGAGTCAGCTGCTCTACCAACTGAGCTAACGGCCCGTCTAGAAAAACAGCCTTTCCTGCTGACCACTAATCGCTAGTCACTGATCTAGTGATCACTACCAACGTGGCGCGCCCAGGGAGACTCGAACTCCCGACCTACTGCTTAGAAGGCAGCCGCTCTGTCCGGCTGAGCTATGGGCGCAGCAGAACAGGGCATAAGGTAAAGCGGCTAGGGTTTAGAAAATACAACAAATCGGCGAACTGTCGGATTGTCATTCTCAAACCCCATACCCTACACCCTAACCCTGTATTTTGTGGCGCGCCCAGGGAGACTCGAACTCCCGACCTACGGATTCGAAGTCCGGCGCTCTGTCCAACTGAGCTATGGGCGCGTGGGGTGAACGGAGGGACTCGAACCCTCAACCCCTGGAGCCACAGTCCAGTGCTCTGCCATTGAGCTACGCTCACCATACCATTCCCATATCGTCTACTCTTTAAACCCTGGACTTTGTATTTCTGGCGCGCCTGGCCCGATTTGAACGGGCGACACACGGCTCCGGAGGCCGTTGCTCTGTCCGGGCTGAGCTACAGGCGCGAACATCTTACACCTTTTTGTGTGGTCGGGGCGAGAGGATTTGAACCTCCGACTCCCTGCTCCCAAAGCAGGTGCGCTACCAGGCTGCGCCACGCCCCGCTCTGCATCTTTTCCAACTCCAGTCGCCAAGAGGTCAATCTCCGATCAGCTCATGCTGCGGCAAGGGAGAGGCGTTGCAAATACGGTTTCATATTCTCGAGGGCCCGCGCGCGATGGCTGATTCTATTCTTGACCTCCGGTGGAAGCGAGGCCATCGTCACACCAAGGTCTGGAACGATGAAAATAGGATCATAGCCGAACCCGCTATTGCCGCTCAGAGATTCGGCGATGATCCCGTCGCAACTTCCATGAGAAAGCGTTAACTCTCCTCCGGGGCCGGCCACGGCCGCCACACACTGAAAACGAGCCCGCCGTCGTACGAGCGGTATCCCTTTCAGCAACTCAAGGATCCGCTGGTTACGCTCCAGATCAGTGGCCGTCAGGCCGAGGTACCGGCCGGAGTGAGCCCCGGGCTGTCCTCCAAGGGCTTCCACCTCGATGCCGGAATCATCCGCAAGAGCCCAACAACCACTGAACGCTGCAACCGCCTGAGCCTTAGCAGCAGCGTTCTCAGCGTACGTAGCGCCGGACTCGACCGGCGGTATATACCCGTGAAGCGAGGCAAGCGATAAAAAAGAAATCCTCAGCTCGCTGAGGATGGTCACGATTTCCCGAATTTTTCCCGCGTTTGCCGTCGCCAAGACCAACTGCATTCTAGAAACCTCGCCCCCCGATGTCAAGCTACATCTTCACATCTTGAGACCGTTAATCTCAGCCCCCAGAAGTTGACGTTGAAGGTCAACAAGCTTGTCGATGCCTTGCGTCGCCA encodes the following:
- the gltB gene encoding glutamate synthase large subunit — encoded protein: MTDQTDLVSVTPYGIPPRQGLYDPTCEHDACGVGFVVDIKGRKSHTVIQQSLTVLKNLLHRGACGSEPNTGDGAGVLIQMPHAFLARECGKIGITLPAPRHYGAGLVFLPTDPSQAAKCQATFEEIILEEGQALLGWRDVPTDDSPIGPSAKAAKPAFKQIFIGRNPAIQDDRSFERKLYIIRKQVEHIVYSSTLAQRKLFYVPSLSSNTLVYKGMLIGDQIETIFPDLTDQAVESALALVHQRFSTNTFPSWPLGHPYRYMAHNGEINTLRGNINWMRAREALCQSELLPDLKKIFPIVLEGGSDSAIFDNVLEFLVMAGRPLPHAILMMIPEAWSGHESMSDERKAFYEYHGCLMEPWDGPASIAFTDGTVIGAVLDRNGLRPSRYYVTKDGLVVMASEVGVLDIAPENVLIKERLHPGRIFLVDTARGRIIDDAELKHAFAAEHPYREWLQQHLVPLEELPTPPHVHEPDHETVLQRQQLFGYTHEDLRLLLGPMALRGEEPVGSMGNDAALAVLSNRPRLLYDYFQQLFAQVTNPPLDAIREELVTQMATTIGPERNLLRPEPESCRQIKLKTPVLDNEELARIRYVDLPGFRSVTLPMLFPVAEGGSGLERALEELCRKASQAIADGYTFLILSDRGVCKELAPIPALLATAGVHHHLVREGTRTRVGLVIESGEPREVHHAALLIGYGAGAINPYLAFETLDDMIREGLLPELDHKKAVKHYIKALNKGVLKVISKMGISTIQSYRGAQIFEAIGLDKAFVDRCFTWTASRIGGIGIDVVAEEVILRHRRAFPNRPVGQPDLEWGGEYQWRRDGESHLFNPETISKLQYSTRTGQYPIFKEYTEQVNDRNRNLCTLRGLFDLKLAEQPIPLEDVESVESILKRFATGAMSYGSISQEAHETLAIAMNRLGARSNTGEGGEDPARFTPDPNGDWRRSAIKQVASGRFGVTSEYLVNATDIQIKMAQGSKPGEGGQLPGAKVSPWIAKVRHSTPGVGLISPPPHHDIYSIEDLKQLIHDLKNSNPTARIHVKLVAEVGVGTIAAGVAKAFSDVVLISGHDGGTGASPLSSIKHAGLPWELGLAETQQVLVMNKLRDRIVVQVDGQMKTGRDVVIAALLGAEEYGFSTAPLVVMGCIMMRVCHLNTCPVGVATQDPELRKNFTGKPEYVENFFRFIAREVRELMAQLGFRTMDEMIGRMDRLEMKQAVDHWKARGLDYSSILYRPEVGSEVAIRKVREQNHGLELSLDRTTLVPRCRPALERREPVELHLPIRNVNRTVGTILGYEVTHRYGGEGLPDDTIRIHFTGAAGQSFGAFIPQGITLILEGDANDYLGKGLSGGKIIVFPPREATFTPEENILVGNVVLYGATRGEVYLRGLAGERFAVRNSGAHAVVEGVGDHGCEYMTGGRVVVIGGTGRNFAAGMSGGVAYVLDEAGDFKNRCNLSMVDIEPLGAEEDIEEVQELLNRHLHYTGSAVADRILKHWQAIEAKFVKVIPKDYKRAMKALKRAELEGIPWEQAVMVGAHG
- a CDS encoding glutamate synthase subunit beta, with the protein product MGKPTGFIEFKREKQPYRPVEERIHDWKQVMLPWPTETLRRQGARCMDCGIPFCHRGCPLGNIIPDWNDLVYRDRWRDAIERLHATNNFPEFTGTACPAPCEGSCVLGINNDPVTIKAIELAIIEHAFKAEWIRPEPPAVRTGKKVAVVGSGPAGLAAAQQLNRAGHWVTVFERADRIGGLLRYGIPEFKLEKRVLDRRLDQLQKEEIQFRVNANVGMNVPVEELRREFDAILLAGGATAPRDLKIPGRELRGIHFAMEYLTLQNRRCQGEVIPDEAFITANGKRVVIIGGGDTGADCLGTAHRQEALSVYQFELLPRPPDTRAPENPWPQWPVVLRTSSAHEEGGNREFSISTTSFSGENGQVQKLHAHRVEMTTENGRMSFKPIPSTEFEMEVDLVLLAMGFLGPERNGLLNELGVRLTERGSVWRDESWMTSVSGVFTAGDMQRGQSLIVWAIAEGRSAARGIDQYLMGRSDLPAPLS
- a CDS encoding S8/S53 family peptidase — its product is MNTGIALGKQTRWLSILIVVVALITSWAPWVRAQSETITLPQHIHPALKHLIFEGRADRAHVLDLVVGLSLRNQPILDAILAAQHDPSSPWFHRWLSPDEFGAWFGPTEQAHGNVIKWLQSHGLTVTQTWPNRLIINARGSVAQVEAALGVSINRYRRNDQLFYANARDPQVPAELAGIISSIQGLEDLSQLTPHLNAIPYTPSEATGNVLPHLKLGSTTLFGPKDLYAAYNFTPLFNAGSTGASQKIAIATAYTFKVADINSFEQNSGLPKSPSSRFQWYFPTGMTTTLGDETTLDVEWSSAMAPGAKIQGVIGKNALLSTFTTVYNYIVTNSSLSSTRVVSTSWGLCETQMPRATMTTDNNIFKQGTAQGQSWFAASGDGGADDCGNGGTTPEVDFPASSPFVTAVGGTTLTTPFNSSGTATGYGSETAWSGSGGGKSMIFGKPSYQNDVTPADGGRDVPDVSLEAGPTPGNLLVYNGRLYRAWGTSLAAPQWAGLFAIVNQRKSGAGLGNANPRLYGLGVIVPNDFHDVTIGNNSSGTTAGFSAGPGYDQVTGWGSYNAYQLAISY
- a CDS encoding YqgE/AlgH family protein, producing MAAAAQSPALAGQLLVARDDLRDPRFFRSVVYVVHHDAGGAMGLILNRPIGEVPLSELLEQAGLEGTGVKGKIRVHFGGPVEPDRGFVLHTADYKSEGTKVVKAGIAVTARPEILLAMGTRTGPRKSLFALGYAGWAPGQLEAEIKAGAWEIVTADETLVFDENAETKWERAMARRTIRL
- the rdgB gene encoding RdgB/HAM1 family non-canonical purine NTP pyrophosphatase, which translates into the protein MQLVLATANAGKIREIVTILSELRISFLSLASLHGYIPPVESGATYAENAAAKAQAVAAFSGCWALADDSGIEVEALGGQPGAHSGRYLGLTATDLERNQRILELLKGIPLVRRRARFQCVAAVAGPGGELTLSHGSCDGIIAESLSGNSGFGYDPIFIVPDLGVTMASLPPEVKNRISHRARALENMKPYLQRLSLAAA